GGCCCGGGGTGGTACGAGTGGAACGATCTCGCTCGCGGGCTCTAGGCCTTCGCTTTGGATCGCCCGACGCCAGCGGCCTTCTTCGCCAAACGGCTCTTCTGCCGATCGACGGTCTTCTTGTGGATGACCCCCTTGCGGGCCGCGTTGTCGAGCGCGGACGACGCCGACTTGAGGAGATCGACGACCTTGCCCGGATCGGCCGATTGACGAAGGGCGCGCGTGACCTTGCGGACCTTGCTCTTGACGGCGGCGTTTCGCTTTCGATCGCGCTCGTTCGTCTTCATCCTCTTCTTGGCCGACTTGTGATGGGGCATCGCGGTGCTTCCTCCCTTTCTGTGGACTGACTCCACGCGGGGAGCTGCCGCCCCGCCGCTAGGACTCCTACCTTAGCCGAGATGCGAAAGCTCGGTCAAGACAGCGCTCCCTTCCTGGCCATCCTGAGCGGGATTCTCTCAGCCCTCGCCTTTCCTCCCTTTCGGCTCGCCCCCCTCGTCTTCGTGGCCCCGGTTCCGCTTCTCTGGGGCCTGGCGCGCGCCCGGGGAGCCGGGCTTCGAAGCTCGTTCGTTCTCGGCTGGTGGGCGGCGTTCCTGCACTTCCTGATCGTCCTTCACTGGATCCTGGCTCTCCCCAGCGAGGAGGTGACGATCCCCGGCCTGATGATCCCCTCTCTGATCTTCATGTCCGCCTATCTCGCCCTCTACTTCGGCGCCGCCGCGGCGGTCGCCGTCTGGATCTCGAGACGGCTGGCGGTTCCCCTTGGGCTCATCTGGCCCGTGTTCGTGACGCTTGCGGACGTGGGACGATCGATCGGGGAGCTGGCATTCCCGTGGGCGTCCCCGGCCTACGCGCTTTCCCGCGATCCGGCGGTTCTCCAGTTTTCGACGGCGACGGGCTTCTGGGGGCTCTCGCTGTGGGTCGCATTGTGCGGCGGACTCCTCTACGAGTCTCTGACAGGCGCCCGACGCCTGCGCTTGCCCACGGGGATCGCGCTCGCGCTCCTGCTCCTCGCTCCGCGAGTTCATGGGATGCTGGCCCTCTCCTCCCGGGAGGCGCGGCCAGATGACGGCGCCGGCGTTCACGTCGTCATGCTTCAGCCGAACACGAGCCGAACGATCAAGTGGGATCCTCGCTACAGGGAGATCGTGGTGGAGGATCTTCTGGAACGCACCAGGCGCGCCGCGGAACGCCGCCCCGACCTGATCGTCTGGCCGGAAACGGCCGCGCCGATCGTTCTGTTGCAAGAGCCCGAGTATCTCACGCGTGTCGTCGAGACGATACGGACCGTGGGAACCCCGGTCCTCCTCGGGACCCTCGATCACAGACTGGAAGCGGGGAGCTACGTCGCCCACAACTCGGCGGCTCTCTTCGACTCCGGGGGCAACCTGGTCGACCGGTACGACAAACAGCGGCTGGTGCCGTTCTCGGAGCGGATGCCGTTTCAGGGCGTCAGCCCCCTGCTTGCGGGGCTCAACTTCGGCCAGTCGGACTTCACGCCCGGCGACCGGTATGTCCTCTTCCCCCTCGGTGGCGCGCGGATCGCCTGTCTGATCTGCTTCGAGTCGATCTTCCCGGATCTCGCGCGGAGGTTCGCGGACGAGGGAGCGAATCTGTTGCTGAACATAACGAACGACTTCTGGTTCGGGGACAATGCCGCCCCGATTCAGCACGCGGAGATGGCGATCTTTCGAGCTGTCGAGACGCGCAGGCCCCTCCTCCGTTGCGCCAACACCGGGGTCTCGATGGTCGTCGACC
The Candidatus Eisenbacteria bacterium genome window above contains:
- the rpsT gene encoding 30S ribosomal protein S20, whose translation is MPHHKSAKKRMKTNERDRKRNAAVKSKVRKVTRALRQSADPGKVVDLLKSASSALDNAARKGVIHKKTVDRQKSRLAKKAAGVGRSKAKA
- the lnt gene encoding apolipoprotein N-acyltransferase; the encoded protein is MRKLGQDSAPFLAILSGILSALAFPPFRLAPLVFVAPVPLLWGLARARGAGLRSSFVLGWWAAFLHFLIVLHWILALPSEEVTIPGLMIPSLIFMSAYLALYFGAAAAVAVWISRRLAVPLGLIWPVFVTLADVGRSIGELAFPWASPAYALSRDPAVLQFSTATGFWGLSLWVALCGGLLYESLTGARRLRLPTGIALALLLLAPRVHGMLALSSREARPDDGAGVHVVMLQPNTSRTIKWDPRYREIVVEDLLERTRRAAERRPDLIVWPETAAPIVLLQEPEYLTRVVETIRTVGTPVLLGTLDHRLEAGSYVAHNSAALFDSGGNLVDRYDKQRLVPFSERMPFQGVSPLLAGLNFGQSDFTPGDRYVLFPLGGARIACLICFESIFPDLARRFADEGANLLLNITNDFWFGDNAAPIQHAEMAIFRAVETRRPLLRCANTGVSMVVDPWGRVIEETDTFVEATVDRRVALGSGATFYVRHGEWLCRALAALAMALVICRIIVGRAHWTPTRFNTGST